A genomic window from Heterodontus francisci isolate sHetFra1 chromosome 36, sHetFra1.hap1, whole genome shotgun sequence includes:
- the marchf2 gene encoding E3 ubiquitin-protein ligase MARCHF2 — MTTGDCCHLPGSLCECTGSAAFSKTVTAADVGRPQYITQVTAKNGRLLSTVIKALSTQSDGPICRICHEGNNMESLLSPCDCTGTLGTVHKTCLERWLSSSNTSYCELCHTEFVVERRPRPLREWLRDPGPRNEKRTLFCDMICFLFITPLAAISGWLCLRGAQDHLQFNSRLEAVGLIALTVALFTIYVLWTLVSFRYHCQLYSEWRRTNQKVQLMAADHKNATQHSLLSSKLMRKDSSETIV, encoded by the exons ATGACAACAGGCGACTGCTGTCATCTTCCAGGGTCTCTCTGTGAATGTACTGGCAGTGCTGCCTTTTCTAAGACAGTAACTGCAGCTGATGTGGGGCGGCCTCAGTACATTACGCAAGTAACAGCAAAAAATGGACGTCTGCTGTCAACTGTCATTAAGGCTCTAAGCACTCAAAG TGATGGACCAATTTGCCGGATATGTCACGAGGGCAACAACATGGAAAGCTTGCTGTCACCTTGTGATTGCACTGGAACACTCGGAACAGTTCACAAAACCTGCCTAGAGCGATGGCTTTCTTCTTCCAATACCAGCTACTGCGAACTCTGTCACACTGAGTTTGTGGTGGAGCGAAGGCCTAGACCTTTGAGGGAG TGGCTCAGAGATCCGGGTCCCAGGAATGAGAAGAGGACATTATTTTGTGACATGATTTGCTTTCTTTTCATCACTCCATTAGCAGCAATCTCTGGCTGGCTCTGTTTGCGAGGGGCACAGGATCATCTACAATTCAACAGCCGCCTGGAGGCAGTTGGACTTATTGCACTCACTGTTGCACTTTTTACCATCTATGTCCTGTGGACACTG GTTTCATTCCGCTATCACTGCCAGCTCTACTCAGAATGGCGAAGGACCAACCAAAAGGTCCAGTTGATGGCAGCAGACCATAAGAATGCCACTCAGCATTCTCTCCTCTCATCAAAGCTCATGAGGAAAGATTCCAGTGAAACAATTGTGTGA